The Corallococcus caeni genomic interval GGCCGCGTGCTGCACCACCACGACACCATCGGCTCCACCAACGCGGCGGCCTTCCGGCTGGCCCAGGACGGCGCCGTGCACGGCACGGTCGTCGTCGCCGAGCAGCAGACGGCGGGGAAGGGGCGCCGGGGCCGCGCCTGGGTGTCGCCGCCGAACCTCAACCTGTACTTCTCCGCCATCCTGCGCCCGGAGCTGCCCCCGCAGCGCGCGCCGGAGCTGACCCTGGTGGCCGCCGTGGCCCTGGCGGAGACGCTGCGCGAGGCGGGCGCCGACGCCGCCATCAAGTGGCCCAACGACGTGCAGATCTCCGGACGGAAGGTGGCCGGCATCCTCACGGAGCTGTCCGCCGAACCCGAGCGCGTGCACTTCGTCATCGTGGGCGTGGGCGTGAACCTCAACTCCGGGGAGGAGCACTTCCCGGAGGAGCTGCGCGCCACGGCCACGTCGCTCGCCCTGGCGCTGGGGCGGCCCGTGGCCCGCGCGCCCTTCGCCGCGGCCCTGTGGACGCGGCTGGAGACCTGGCTGGACACGTACCTGGCCACCGGCTTCGACGCGGTGCGCACCCGGTGGAAGGCGCTCTCCAGCACCCTGGGGGTGCCCGTCCGGGTGCGGACGGACCGGGGGGACTGGGAGGGGTTCGCGGAGGACATCGACCCCACGGGCGCCCTCATGGTGCGCATGGCGGACGGC includes:
- a CDS encoding biotin--[acetyl-CoA-carboxylase] ligase, producing METPELTQDARILNFLAEGGEGFISGEALSTRLGLSRTAVWKHVESLRLKGYRIEAVPAKGYRLVGRPDRLSALEVHPLLATRAVGRVLHHHDTIGSTNAAAFRLAQDGAVHGTVVVAEQQTAGKGRRGRAWVSPPNLNLYFSAILRPELPPQRAPELTLVAAVALAETLREAGADAAIKWPNDVQISGRKVAGILTELSAEPERVHFVIVGVGVNLNSGEEHFPEELRATATSLALALGRPVARAPFAAALWTRLETWLDTYLATGFDAVRTRWKALSSTLGVPVRVRTDRGDWEGFAEDIDPTGALMVRMADGRVERVLAGDVEQLRPQR